The genomic window CGGGGCGTGTCGCGGGCCCAGGTCGCGATGGCGTGGGTGCTGCAGAAGGATGGCATCACGGCCCCGATTGTCGGCGCCTCGAAGCCCAATCACCTGACTGATGCCGTGGCAGCCGTGTCGCTGAGGCTGACGAAGGAGGAGATCGAGGCGCTAGAGGCGCCTTACGAGCCGCATCACGTCGCGGGCTTCGAGTAATAAGGCTTGACCCAAGACAAGGCGGCTTTGAACGGACGCTCCTTCGACGCTGCTTATCGTTTGATTGCGGATGGATTTCGCGCCGCGCAGCGCGTTAATTCGCGTGCGGCAGACCGGATCGTCAGGCGTCTTTCTTCCCGGCGACGACAACCGATCGCCCCGAAGAAGTCTGCTCGATCGTGATCGGCAATCCGTAAAGTCTCGATAATTCATCTGAGGTCATCGTCGTCGCGGGCGCTCCCGTGACGAAATGATCGCGGCCGAGGATCGCCACCCGATCAGCGACGATGAATGCGTGCTCGGGCTCGTGGGTGGAGAGCACGATGGTCAATCCGCTTGCGGACAGATTGCGGATGGTGTCGAGGACGAGGCTGCGGTTGCCAAGATCGAGGCTCGCGGTCGGCTCATCCATCATGATGACGTTCGCTTTTTGGGCGAGGGCTCTCGCGATCAAGGCGAGCTGCCGCTGCCCGCCGGATATGCGCGTTGAATCGCGCTCCGCGAGTGCGCCGATGCCAAGCAGCTCGAGCGCGCGGGCGGCCTCCTCATAATCAGCTTTACGCGGTGTCCCGAATGCGCCGAGATAGGCGGTGCGC from Nitrobacteraceae bacterium AZCC 1564 includes these protein-coding regions:
- a CDS encoding iron complex transport system ATP-binding protein (product_source=KO:K02013; cath_funfam=3.40.50.300; cog=COG1120; ko=KO:K02013; pfam=PF00005; smart=SM00382; superfamily=52540); protein product: MTPLEARNLAIGYGSTTIARDLNLALPPGTVTCLLGPNGVGKTTLFKTLLGLIPAINGSVLVGGEDITQMSRERIARQIAYVPQASPTEFAYTVLDLVMMGRTAYLGAFGTPRKADYEEAARALELLGIGALAERDSTRISGGQRQLALIARALAQKANVIMMDEPTASLDLGNRSLVLDTIRNLSASGLTIVLSTHEPEHAFIVADRVAILGRDHFVTGAPATTMTSDELSRLYGLPITIEQTSSGRSVVVAGKKDA